From the genome of Pungitius pungitius chromosome 20, fPunPun2.1, whole genome shotgun sequence:
AACCAGCTGGAAGAAGGAGGCCTCACCTGCTGCAGCGTCCGGGGAAGAAGAGTCTCTGCAGCCGACCCACCTCAGCAAGAGGAAGCTGcttgtgagactgtgtgtgcgtgtgtgtgtgtgtgtgtgtgtgtggccgcgTCGTCCTTCCTGTTCTGGATGGTCTGTGCGACCCTTCTGCTTCTCACTCTGCACACAAACAGCCTCTTTGATGTGGAGAAAACTAAAAGGTTTATGTTGAAATGAGGAAGTTTGAGTTGACTTTTCACCTGATGGAGGTAAATGTGCACCAAGAAATATTCCTCACGAGgtcagtgattgacaggttacaATAAGAGGAGGTCAGCTCTGCTGGAGAAGAACTCGTGGTAGTAAACTTTGATCCACTAGGTGGAGACTTCAGCTCATGTAGAAATATCTACAAAACACTTCCCTTACTGCGATGAGCTCAAgcaaatttcaaaataaaggtctaTATACACGTGTATAAGAAAACCCAACAGAAGATGAAATAGTTTTAATCTGCTTGCAGATAAACCTCGACCCGTCTACATGCCGATGGAGGCCTTCTCAGGTGACCCGTCCTCCAGGCCCATGAGCACCACCCGCTCCACCCGAATGAAACACCCCCCCACATGTTGCTGTCATCGTTCATTTCTCATCAACGTTATTGTAGTGAAGATGAAATCTTCCATCACTTTATTCTCATCGTATTGCTCAGAAGTGACAAAGCGTCACAGATTGACACATCAGTTCAACTcttatgaaacaaaacaaacgtaTGAATCGTAACAACTAAAACAAGACCGTCCTCAAgtgtaaatacagaaaaacaacattaagcGATGGATTTACACCATTTCTCATGATTCTCTTCTGCCATCATCACATGACCCGAAACAAGAGGGAtgagatccacacacacacacacacacacacacacctgattgGAATTTAACATTTTGATTTCACTCTCAAacccaaaaataaaatcagtctCTCCTGCTGTAACGGAGCAGGTTTGTGTAACAGGTCTTTAGTTTGAGATTCTGTTCATTTGAAGTCTTATTATGGGATGTCGGGGTTCCTTTTAACAGCAGTACGGTGACTAGAGTAAACACAGAAGTAACCGATATAAATGCTATTATATTATCTTTGTGTGGAGGCCTTAAGTAATAATACACCTTGTGTTGGTTAACACATGATTCATGTTGTTATTTAGTGATGAAGCATTTGTTACTGTAACTATCTTCTAGTCATTTTCCTTAAAAAACAAGCTTAATAAAGTCTGTGCTGATGTAAAAGACTTTGATGAAGCTTCAGAACTGTTCAGTGAGAATGTCGAGCTCTTATTTGTTCTGAATCCTATTTACAGACAAAAAGAAGCTGATGAAAACTTAAAGCAGCTTCATCTTCAGCAGATTCAGAAACGAGGAGGTATCTTTGGAGCTACTAGCAGGATCTATTCAGGGGAGGTTTGGGCCTCCTGCACAAAGGGCAGTTTTCAGCATTAAGAAAGCGACCCTGACCCCCAGTGGTCGTGTAGAGAAGTCACCGAGCTCTTCATCGGCTGCAGAAGGTTTGAGGTCTTTAAGGTTGGTCTCCATGCGTCTCGCCCCCCGGCAGCCTGAGGACACGTGAAGGTGTGCGTCCTACAGATGTTTCACCTCCCCCGGAACTTTGGTAAAACGTGTGATGTCACCGGGTCCTGGAGTCCACCTGGTCAGCAGGTCTCTGACCACTTGGCTGCAGCTTCATTGGATCTGTCCTCGTCAACGTGGACAACGAGCTGCTGCGTCCTCTTTGGATCACTTTGGAAAGCCCTCCTTCCTGTGGACACCACCCGTCTCACCCCATGAGACGGAGCCGCCTCATTGGCTGAGCAGCCTGAGGCGAGCCAGCCAGCCGCCGAGCAGCGAGGTCGGCGGCTTGGCCGCGGCCACCGGAGGagaagcggcggcggcggaggaggagggggcggggccggcGGACTTCTTGGACGCCGCTGCTTCCTGGTAAGGGATGGTGGCGCTGCTGTGCAGGATGGCGTTGATGAAGCACTGGCTGCCCCGGATGTGGTCGACGCCGCGGACGGACGGGTGTCCCCGGTAGGGCAGAGGGAAGCACGGCTCCTCCTCAACGATGGTGCTGATCCCCTCGTTGCTCAGGTACCGGTGCAGCACGTCTGCAACGAGGAGGGGTTCAGACGGgtctcagctgggggggggggctcagactGACACCTAACGGACGTTAAACTCTCATATTCATGGCTGCTAGTCTAAGGATGAGGTTAAATGTTTAAAGCTCGACATCAGCAGAAAATCTGCACATGAGTCTTTGTTTGAGCGGCTTCCACCTTCCTGAAGGTGAAGTGCTTAAAGTCCACGGATAATAATCCATTATCTACGCTCAAAGCACGCAGGCGCCGCTTCGCCGCCGTCCGTTAGCGATCAGACGGCGGCGCGCTGCTGATAGCGCTCAGATTACAGAGGACGCTCGGGTGGAGCGGGTGGAGCTCACCTTTCCTTCCCCGAGCGCCGGGCCTGGAGGACGGGTCACCTGAGAAGGCCTCCACCGGCATGGAGACGGGTCGAGGTTTACCTGCAGCCAGAATAAAACCATTCCACCTTCTGTTGGGTTCTTATACAcgtgtatataaataaatgtaataataatacattgtaTTTAACGTAAAATCACAGTATTCTAAAAACTATGAAGCCAGTCaatgagacgtgtgtgtgtgtgtgtgtgtgtgtgtgtgtgtggactcacaGCGGGTAGACGAGCGCTGTCTGAGGCTCACAGGGATTGGCTGGCTGGgttcaggtgggggggggctgacggGCGTCCTGCCGTCAGTGAAGCGGCGCCGCACGTCAGCGTCCAGACACGAGTTGGGAGAGTTGGGCCTCCGCCTCAAAGCCGGAGACGCGTCGATGCCGCCGTCCCTTCAGGAGcaagaggaggggggtcagtACTCACTGCATCTCCGTAAccatgacgacgacgacgccggcGGCGGAACTCACAGCGGTGCGTACGGggctgtggggggaggagggacgtACAAATCCAAAGTGGGcgtcttccccctcctccccggagCGGCGGGGGCTGGTGGCTGTGGAGTTGTGTGGCGACCCGGAGCTCCCTGAGACGTCTGCACACAGAGAGCAAACAGCAGCGCCGCCATTGGTCCGACGCCTGATGCCTTCAAGCCCCGAGTTCAGGGATCGTCGCCACGTTACCAGTGAACAGGAAACGACCATATATGGACTGAGGACGTCACGCTACATTTTACCTTCATCACTGctactgtgtgtttgtcctcgtAGACGTTTCACAACATGAATGTGGACGTGATGTTTAAGGTGTTTCTCATGGAACAATGTGGAGAAACAGCAAAGCGAGcgtttccttcctctcctgctttCATAAACACAGGGACCTCACGTCCGATCACCTCGGTCCATTATTCTCATTTTACACGGATCAATCCGCCGCTGAAAGTAGTCCCCACCAACCTTTTCCTCCTCATTGACTTACCTACTTCTTGTTACTTCATTGTTCATAAATGTGTATATTCTTGTTCAGGTGAACTTATGAGCTGTTATGAGAACTTCCTTTATGTAAGCTTTAGTAGTGGAGACGGAGGCGCTGATGGGagacgacctttgacctgaacAGTAGGAGCAGACTGACTTCAGATCTGTTTTGATAGCAGTGATGTGAAGCTCAAGACGATTCTATCtcgccaaaacacacacatcctggaCGTCCGTCAGCTCACAGCCCCGAAGGCCCTCTGCTGGTCCCCGGAGCGTCACATTGATGAGAAACCAGTGGGTCACGCCCAAAGAGGCCCCACATCCACGCAGTGCAGGAGAAGGACTCCATTGTTCCACACTTCAGCGGAGTCGCCGTGTTTAGAagccagaaggggggggggggggcagttggagGATTCAACATGGCCGCTGTCGTCTGGACCAAACAGCATCCTTCTCGTCCTTGTACCAACACACTTATGATACCTGATACATGTGATCAGACCTAAACTAGAGCCAAGTAGGACTTCATTTAAAGACCTACTGCTGCCACTGAGGCTGCTCTCTGGTACCGGGGGTCACGCGGAGGTCAAGAGGTCACCGTGCAGGTGCCTGAGGTCATGTTGAGGGGGACCGAGTGAGGGACGGACAGGAAGAGTGTCTGCGTGGTGCATTGACTGCTGCGGACATATTGACCAATGGTCTCTCGTGCTCAGAGGCCCCCGGGCAGGTGGGTGTTGGCAGCTCACCTGTAC
Proteins encoded in this window:
- the cnksr3 gene encoding connector enhancer of kinase suppressor of ras 3 isoform X2 codes for the protein MRAAHHSLSASVSQRRKNPAYHNKISHQPSNEFLTAVVQLIGAAKSLLAWLDGTPLANNFTSTKSRIIQLCLELTSTVQKDCTVYEIEEKILEVSRALTAVCEKTVQVTSDPSKSELSCLEEVHITNIKPGEGLGIYIRSTYDGLHVITGTTENSPADRTQRIHAGDQVVQVNQQTVVGWQLKHLVEKLRAESGGVYLVVKKRPAGTSGCFAPPPLKNLRWRPPLVQTSQGAPGRHTTPQPPAPAAPGRRGKTPTLDLYVPPPPTAPYAPLDGGIDASPALRRRPNSPNSCLDADVRRRFTDGRTPVSPPPPEPSQPIPVSLRQRSSTRCKPRPVSMPVEAFSGDPSSRPGARGRKDVLHRYLSNEGISTIVEEEPCFPLPYRGHPSVRGVDHIRGSQCFINAILHSSATIPYQEAAASKKSAGPAPSSSAAAASPPVAAAKPPTSLLGGWLARLRLLSQ